The Agromyces atrinae genome window below encodes:
- a CDS encoding DUF559 domain-containing protein, translating to MTRRNDLPEELTARPFRVEEARALGLSRKRLQASDLASPFWGVRREAAPDLDYAARCSDLIAALDRPAILSGVSAARLHGLPLPRRCDDVGFEVAVRPPARAVRRPGVTGRRLAIADIDVMTHGSLVLTTPARTWCDLATRLTFHELVAVGDEVTRRAGDAAGESLRAVLSRLVSPRHSTKLRLALDFVDPRAESPKESELRMILHEAGLPTPEVNPSIYDGTRFVARVDLLFRDERVVVEYQGDQHRTDRTQWRRDITRRAELESLGYTVIEVTQADLIRPSALITRIRRVLAS from the coding sequence ATGACTCGACGCAACGACCTGCCTGAAGAGCTCACCGCCCGACCGTTCCGCGTCGAAGAAGCCCGCGCGCTCGGTCTCTCTCGCAAGAGACTCCAGGCCAGTGACCTCGCGAGCCCGTTCTGGGGCGTACGGCGTGAGGCGGCGCCCGATCTCGATTACGCCGCTCGATGCAGCGACCTCATTGCGGCACTCGATCGACCGGCGATTCTCAGTGGAGTCAGTGCGGCGAGGCTGCACGGTCTCCCACTGCCCCGCCGGTGTGACGACGTCGGGTTCGAGGTCGCCGTGCGCCCTCCGGCGCGCGCTGTACGCCGGCCCGGAGTCACCGGGCGGCGGCTCGCCATCGCCGACATCGACGTCATGACTCACGGTTCGCTCGTGCTGACGACTCCCGCCCGCACGTGGTGCGATCTCGCCACTCGGCTGACGTTTCACGAACTCGTCGCCGTCGGCGATGAAGTGACTCGCCGAGCCGGCGACGCGGCTGGCGAATCGCTCCGTGCCGTACTCAGCCGATTGGTCTCACCCCGTCACTCGACGAAGCTTCGCCTCGCACTCGACTTCGTCGATCCGCGCGCCGAGTCGCCGAAGGAGAGCGAGCTCAGGATGATCCTGCACGAGGCGGGCTTACCGACCCCCGAAGTGAATCCGTCGATCTACGATGGCACTCGGTTCGTGGCGCGCGTGGATCTGCTGTTCCGCGATGAGCGTGTCGTCGTCGAGTATCAGGGCGACCAGCACCGCACCGACCGGACTCAATGGAGGCGTGACATCACGCGCCGGGCCGAGCTCGAGTCGCTCGGCTACACGGTTATCGAGGTCACTCAGGCCGACCTTATCCGGCCCTCCGCGCTCATCACCCGCATCCGCCGGGTCCTCGCCTCATGA
- a CDS encoding aldo/keto reductase: protein MTETVHVAAGVPDIHAPYVAAADRYTHFGYRRVGTSGLLLPPISLGLWYNFGDNKPFQGQRDILRHAFDRGITHFDLANNYGPPHGSAEENFGRILRTDFKPYRSELIVSTKAGWPHWPGPYGDFGSRKYLLNSLDESLERLSTDYVDIFYSHRVDASTPLEETIGALDTAVRQGKALYAGISSYSAERTAKAVEIAKALGTPLVIHQPAYSLVNRWVEEELLETLDANGLGSIAFTPLAQGLLTDKFLVDPNAEHATPRPSFRDGTLSEDNLRRLRGLDAIAKGRGQSLAQLALSWVLRPGGVTSALIGVSSVAQLDENLGALDAAPFTDEELAAIDEFAGDAGVNLWAISSEL from the coding sequence ATGACCGAGACCGTCCACGTCGCCGCCGGCGTACCCGACATCCACGCGCCGTACGTCGCCGCAGCCGACCGATACACGCACTTCGGCTACCGCCGGGTCGGCACGTCGGGCCTCCTGCTGCCCCCGATCTCGCTCGGCCTCTGGTACAACTTCGGCGACAACAAGCCGTTCCAGGGCCAGCGCGACATCCTGCGCCACGCGTTCGACCGCGGCATCACCCACTTCGACCTCGCGAACAACTACGGCCCGCCCCACGGCAGCGCGGAGGAGAACTTCGGGCGCATCCTGCGCACCGACTTCAAGCCGTACCGCTCCGAACTCATCGTCTCGACGAAGGCCGGCTGGCCGCACTGGCCGGGCCCCTACGGCGACTTCGGTTCGCGGAAGTACCTGCTCAACAGCCTCGACGAATCGCTCGAACGCCTGTCGACCGATTACGTCGACATCTTCTACTCGCACCGCGTCGACGCGTCGACGCCCCTCGAGGAGACGATCGGCGCCCTCGACACGGCCGTCCGCCAGGGCAAGGCCCTCTACGCCGGCATCTCGTCGTACTCGGCGGAGCGCACCGCGAAGGCTGTCGAGATCGCGAAGGCGCTCGGCACTCCGCTCGTCATCCACCAGCCCGCGTACTCGCTCGTGAACCGCTGGGTCGAAGAGGAGCTGCTCGAGACCCTCGACGCGAACGGCCTCGGCTCGATCGCGTTCACGCCGCTCGCGCAGGGGCTCCTCACCGACAAGTTCCTCGTCGACCCGAACGCCGAGCACGCGACGCCGCGCCCGTCGTTCCGCGACGGAACACTCTCCGAGGACAACCTGCGACGCCTCCGCGGACTCGACGCGATCGCGAAGGGCCGCGGCCAGTCGCTCGCGCAGCTCGCCCTGTCGTGGGTGCTGCGACCCGGCGGCGTGACATCCGCCCTCATCGGCGTCTCGTCGGTCGCCCAGCTCGACGAGAACCTCGGCGCGCTCGACGCCGCCCCCTTCACCGACGAGGAGCTCGCCGCGATCGACGAGTTCGCCGGCGACGCGGGCGTCAACCTGTGGGCGATCTCGTCCGAACTGTGA
- a CDS encoding bifunctional 2-methylcitrate synthase/citrate synthase, which yields MSEQEIYKGLAGVPVDYTAISKVNPETNSLLYRGYPVQQLAANSTFEEVAFLLWNGELPTDAELAAFEEKERSYRGLEHHIKRIIDELPLTAHPMDVVRTAVSVIGASDPTTADDSREADLDKSLRLLAQLPSIVSYDQRRRRGLHFVEPRDDLGYSANFLFQTFDEVPELPVVSAFDVSMILYAEHSFNASTFTARVITSTLADLYSAVTGAIGALKGALHGGANEAVMHVFDEIGTADRVGPWLDEALSTKRKIMGFGHRVYKNGDSRVPTMKAALDTLVDYYERPDLAELYDALEADFVGRKGIYPNLDYPSGPAYHLMGFDTEMFTPLFVASRVTGWTAHILEQRAANALIRPLSVYNGVDERDVPVKD from the coding sequence ATGAGCGAGCAGGAGATCTACAAGGGGCTCGCGGGCGTGCCCGTCGACTACACCGCGATTTCGAAGGTCAATCCCGAGACGAACTCGCTGCTCTACCGGGGTTACCCCGTGCAGCAGCTCGCTGCGAACTCGACGTTCGAAGAGGTCGCGTTCCTGCTGTGGAACGGCGAACTGCCGACGGATGCCGAGCTCGCCGCCTTCGAGGAGAAGGAGCGCTCCTACCGGGGCCTCGAGCACCACATCAAGCGCATCATCGACGAGCTGCCGCTCACGGCGCACCCCATGGACGTCGTGCGCACGGCGGTGAGCGTCATCGGCGCCTCCGACCCGACGACGGCGGATGACTCGCGCGAGGCCGATCTCGACAAGTCCCTGCGCCTCCTCGCGCAGCTGCCCTCGATCGTCTCGTACGATCAGCGTCGCCGCCGCGGCCTGCACTTCGTCGAGCCGCGCGACGACCTCGGCTACTCGGCGAACTTCCTCTTCCAGACCTTCGACGAGGTGCCCGAGCTTCCCGTCGTCTCGGCCTTCGACGTGTCGATGATCCTCTACGCGGAGCACTCGTTCAACGCGTCGACGTTCACCGCCCGCGTCATCACCTCGACGCTCGCCGACCTCTACTCGGCGGTCACGGGAGCGATCGGCGCACTGAAGGGCGCGCTGCACGGCGGTGCCAACGAGGCCGTCATGCACGTCTTCGACGAGATCGGCACGGCCGACCGCGTCGGCCCCTGGCTCGACGAGGCGTTGTCGACGAAGCGCAAGATCATGGGCTTCGGTCACCGCGTCTACAAGAACGGCGACTCGCGCGTGCCGACGATGAAGGCCGCGCTCGACACGCTCGTCGACTACTACGAGCGTCCCGATCTCGCCGAACTCTACGACGCGCTCGAGGCCGACTTCGTGGGTCGCAAGGGCATCTACCCGAACCTCGACTACCCGTCGGGCCCCGCGTACCACCTCATGGGTTTCGACACCGAGATGTTCACGCCGCTCTTCGTGGCGAGCCGCGTCACGGGCTGGACGGCGCACATCCTCGAGCAGCGCGCGGCGAACGCCCTCATCCGCCCGCTCTCGGTCTACAACGGCGTCGATGAGCGCGACGTACCCGTCAAGGACTGA
- a CDS encoding acyl-CoA dehydrogenase family protein, with protein sequence MSARFDTAAARLRPVFAQIATGTVEREREHRLPFDEVRALKDAGFGALRVPVEFGGDGLSIAEVAELLVELATADSNLPQIFRGHLAYLEDRLVAEPSAERDAWLTRLGSGEIVGNAWSEVGAGGLGSPTTRATRDGDAWRVDGRKFYTTGSIFADWTDVTAASDDGDVTALVRTDAPGVTIHDDWDGFGQPLTGTGTIVFDGAPSEHVALFGERFRYQTAHYQLVLLAVLAGIATAVERDAGHEIRSRTRVYSHGLAARVQDDAQIQSVVGEISSIAYTAKQLVRGVASALDAAAATALERDSAADVAANVEAEIRAAQAQVVLSEFVPRAATLLFNTLGASATSTTKALDRHWRNARTVASHNPVIYKSRIVGDWSINGTPPPFIWSIGTAESTGITADTEEKS encoded by the coding sequence ATGAGCGCGCGTTTCGACACGGCCGCGGCACGCCTGCGACCCGTCTTCGCCCAGATCGCGACCGGCACCGTCGAGCGTGAGCGCGAGCACCGGCTGCCGTTCGACGAGGTGCGAGCCCTGAAGGATGCCGGTTTCGGCGCACTCCGCGTGCCCGTCGAGTTCGGTGGAGACGGCCTCAGCATCGCCGAGGTCGCCGAACTGCTCGTCGAGCTCGCGACGGCCGACTCGAACCTGCCGCAGATCTTCCGCGGGCACCTCGCCTACCTCGAAGACCGACTCGTGGCCGAGCCGAGCGCCGAGCGCGACGCGTGGCTCACGCGGCTCGGCTCGGGCGAGATCGTCGGCAACGCGTGGAGCGAGGTCGGTGCGGGCGGTCTCGGCTCGCCCACGACGCGCGCGACGCGTGACGGCGACGCCTGGCGCGTCGACGGACGGAAGTTCTACACGACGGGCTCGATCTTCGCCGACTGGACCGACGTCACCGCGGCGAGCGACGACGGCGACGTCACGGCGCTCGTGCGCACCGACGCACCCGGCGTGACGATCCACGACGACTGGGACGGCTTCGGCCAGCCGCTCACGGGCACCGGCACCATCGTCTTCGACGGTGCGCCGAGCGAGCACGTCGCCCTGTTCGGCGAACGCTTCCGCTACCAGACGGCCCACTACCAGCTCGTCCTGCTCGCGGTCCTCGCGGGCATCGCGACCGCGGTCGAGCGCGACGCGGGTCACGAGATCCGATCCCGAACCCGCGTGTACAGCCACGGTCTCGCGGCTCGCGTGCAGGACGACGCGCAGATCCAGTCCGTCGTGGGCGAGATCTCGTCGATCGCGTACACCGCGAAGCAGCTCGTGCGCGGCGTCGCGTCCGCCCTCGACGCTGCGGCGGCGACCGCTCTCGAGCGCGATTCGGCGGCGGATGTCGCGGCCAATGTCGAGGCCGAGATCCGCGCCGCGCAGGCTCAGGTCGTGCTGAGCGAGTTCGTCCCGCGCGCCGCGACGCTGCTCTTCAACACGCTCGGGGCCTCCGCGACATCCACGACGAAGGCCCTCGACCGACACTGGCGGAATGCCCGGACCGTCGCGTCGCACAACCCCGTCATCTACAAGTCGCGTATCGTCGGCGATTGGTCGATCAACGGCACACCGCCTCCCTTCATCTGGAGCATCGGTACCGCCGAGTCGACAGGCATCACCGCTGATACCGAGGAGAAGTCATGA
- a CDS encoding acyl-CoA dehydrogenase family protein, with product MTTTRPAVASDAELDHWRTVAERVAATLGEDALERDRRGDDPTVELDLLRESGLVDLLHPAEFGGGGGHWQSALLAVRILSRTDASVAQVLAYHYINSSNIGFAAPEADRADWYRRTTADHWLWGDSVNPVDPDLLLTPADGGFRLNGRKRFSTGASSGDVVLAAARIEGGDRDGETVFVVLDHDRAGIHYLGDWDALGQRLSASGSVDFVDVAVDPADILGSLGDGPFQNLITPGIQLAFGNIYLGIAEGALEQGLEIARARKNSWFLSGADLYRNDPFVQRVVGEFSSGIAAVEALADRAARRFDETVSLGDAVTAEQRGHIEIEIAKLKVVSTDLGVEVANRIFEITGSSSAKASVGLDLFWRNVRTHTLHDPVDYKKLEVGAWELNGELQPLSLYT from the coding sequence ATGACCACGACCCGCCCCGCCGTCGCGAGCGACGCCGAACTCGATCACTGGCGCACCGTCGCCGAGCGCGTCGCCGCGACCCTCGGCGAAGACGCCCTCGAGCGCGACCGCCGCGGCGACGACCCCACGGTCGAACTCGACCTGCTGCGCGAGTCGGGCCTCGTCGACCTGCTGCACCCGGCCGAGTTCGGCGGAGGCGGCGGACACTGGCAGTCGGCGCTCCTCGCCGTGCGCATCCTCTCGCGCACCGACGCCTCGGTCGCGCAGGTGCTCGCGTACCACTACATCAACTCGTCGAACATCGGCTTCGCCGCCCCCGAGGCCGATCGCGCCGACTGGTACCGGCGCACGACCGCGGACCACTGGCTGTGGGGCGACTCGGTCAACCCCGTCGACCCCGACCTCCTCCTCACGCCGGCCGACGGCGGATTCCGCCTGAACGGTCGCAAGCGCTTCTCGACCGGAGCCTCCTCGGGCGACGTCGTGCTCGCCGCAGCGCGCATCGAGGGCGGTGACCGCGACGGCGAGACCGTCTTCGTCGTCCTCGATCACGACCGCGCCGGCATCCACTACCTCGGCGATTGGGATGCCCTCGGTCAGCGCCTCTCGGCGAGCGGATCGGTCGACTTCGTCGACGTCGCGGTCGACCCCGCCGACATCCTCGGGTCGCTCGGGGACGGGCCCTTCCAGAACCTCATCACCCCCGGCATCCAGCTCGCGTTCGGCAACATCTACCTCGGCATCGCCGAGGGTGCGCTCGAGCAGGGACTCGAGATCGCTCGGGCTCGGAAGAACTCGTGGTTCCTGAGCGGCGCCGACCTGTACCGCAACGACCCGTTCGTGCAGCGCGTCGTCGGCGAGTTCTCGTCGGGCATCGCCGCCGTCGAGGCCCTCGCCGACCGCGCCGCACGGCGTTTCGACGAGACCGTCTCGCTCGGCGACGCCGTCACGGCCGAGCAGCGCGGGCACATCGAGATCGAGATCGCGAAGCTCAAGGTCGTCTCGACCGATCTCGGCGTCGAGGTCGCCAACCGCATCTTCGAGATCACCGGATCGAGCTCGGCGAAGGCCTCGGTCGGCCTCGACCTGTTCTGGCGGAACGTGCGCACGCACACCCTGCACGACCCCGTCGACTACAAGAAGCTCGAGGTCGGCGCCTGGGAGCTCAACGGGGAGCTTCAGCCCCTGTCGCTCTACACATGA